The Acidianus manzaensis genome has a window encoding:
- the sdx gene encoding sulredoxin, which translates to MVWKRTISAKILEKVKSAPVKVEDKVIFMANINGTLYAIDGACTHARCIIHILDEQNLTVRCPCHQALFDLKTGKMLEPPFVAPDAPKEKLGLKTYQIRDNNGWIEVDV; encoded by the coding sequence ATGGTCTGGAAAAGAACAATCTCAGCCAAAATTCTTGAAAAAGTAAAAAGTGCACCCGTAAAAGTTGAAGATAAAGTAATTTTCATGGCAAATATAAATGGAACATTATACGCAATAGACGGAGCATGCACACATGCTAGATGCATAATACACATTTTAGATGAACAAAACCTAACAGTAAGATGTCCATGCCATCAAGCACTATTTGATTTAAAAACAGGAAAAATGTTAGAGCCACCATTTGTAGCACCGGATGCTCCAAAAGAAAAGTTAGGATTAAAAACATATCAAATAAGAGACAACAATGGATGGATAGAAGTAGACGTATAA
- a CDS encoding helix-turn-helix domain-containing protein encodes MDEKEEIVLDAIRKDARTLGGVMKATDLPKVSAYRKIKSLIRKGYVRVEVKDGKRFLYAGEKRG; translated from the coding sequence TTGGATGAGAAGGAGGAGATTGTTTTAGATGCTATTAGGAAAGATGCTCGTACTCTAGGAGGAGTGATGAAGGCGACGGATTTGCCTAAGGTGTCAGCGTATAGGAAAATAAAGAGTCTTATAAGAAAAGGGTATGTTAGGGTAGAAGTTAAAGATGGGAAGAGATTTCTTTATGCAGGAGAAAAAAGAGGATAA
- a CDS encoding conjugal transfer protein — protein sequence MLKDFYQIIKLQITATKIQKIFFLLQEEEGKDVGLKFEPYIFGPFSKELDEVLDSLVDQGVIEEKAKPIKDVLTGLVIGYKRSYILNDDKDSHVEAEVEKFFEKWVVKDRKEILNYVYRKYPQWTRYSVIRDKVLRV from the coding sequence ATGCTTAAAGATTTCTACCAAATTATAAAACTGCAAATTACTGCTACTAAGATTCAGAAAATTTTCTTTTTGTTGCAAGAGGAAGAAGGAAAAGATGTGGGTTTGAAATTTGAACCTTATATATTTGGTCCTTTTAGTAAGGAATTAGATGAAGTATTGGATTCTTTGGTTGATCAAGGTGTTATTGAAGAGAAAGCTAAACCAATTAAGGATGTGTTAACTGGGTTGGTAATAGGCTATAAGAGAAGCTATATATTAAATGATGATAAAGATTCTCATGTAGAGGCTGAGGTTGAAAAATTCTTCGAAAAATGGGTAGTTAAGGATAGAAAAGAGATATTAAATTATGTCTATAGGAAATATCCACAGTGGACTAGATATTCAGTTATTAGAGATAAGGTATTAAGGGTATAA
- a CDS encoding Rieske (2Fe-2S) protein: MFQTMVIGGYPLMVYEKDGKRYVWLAGCPHKRRPITADGFRLDGDNIVCPFHKAVFSLITGELVSPPISKTPCNNCRLIRAYIDDGVRFDGEAFVPREKG, from the coding sequence ATGTTTCAAACTATGGTGATTGGTGGGTATCCTTTAATGGTTTATGAGAAGGATGGTAAGAGATATGTATGGTTGGCTGGTTGTCCTCATAAGAGAAGACCTATAACTGCTGATGGTTTTAGGTTGGATGGTGATAATATAGTTTGTCCTTTTCATAAGGCTGTTTTTAGTCTTATTACTGGTGAGTTGGTTTCGCCTCCTATATCTAAGACTCCGTGTAATAATTGTAGGCTTATTAGGGCTTATATTGATGATGGGGTAAGGTTTGATGGAGAGGCTTTTGTTCCTAGAGAAAAGGGGTAA
- a CDS encoding DMT family transporter, which produces MNKYYSILIIGGISFGTAAIFIKFSNLTPGAIALFRFLIAGLILSLGKINIKKIITYAPFGLLLSIHMILFIESVYKTTIIDATVLVSTSPFFAILLSPIGKFKTEKIDIIVALIGFIGVLIMNYPIVPGYLLGNILALISAFTIALYTTLLSKNSSTENPLQLTSEIYISSSIFSLPLFIYQGIGQINPISILSLLGLIFIPTLIGHTSVIYSSGKVKPQYIETIGLLEPVVATLLAIPLFKQIPNIQEIIGSILIILSIIIITIYKK; this is translated from the coding sequence GTGAATAAGTACTATAGCATACTAATTATAGGTGGAATTTCATTTGGCACAGCAGCAATATTCATTAAATTTTCTAACTTAACGCCTGGCGCAATAGCCCTATTTAGATTCCTTATCGCAGGATTAATACTTTCTTTAGGTAAAATAAACATAAAAAAGATAATAACATACGCTCCGTTCGGATTATTATTATCAATACATATGATATTATTTATAGAAAGCGTATACAAAACCACAATAATAGATGCTACAGTCCTAGTCTCAACATCCCCTTTCTTTGCTATATTATTATCCCCAATAGGAAAATTCAAAACAGAAAAAATAGACATCATAGTAGCATTAATAGGATTTATAGGAGTACTCATAATGAACTATCCAATAGTTCCTGGATATCTATTAGGAAACATTCTGGCATTAATATCAGCATTTACAATAGCATTATATACAACACTTTTAAGCAAAAACTCGTCAACAGAAAACCCATTACAACTCACATCAGAGATATACATATCATCATCAATATTTTCACTACCTTTATTCATATATCAAGGAATAGGACAAATAAATCCAATATCAATATTATCCTTATTAGGTTTAATATTCATACCAACTTTAATAGGCCATACCTCAGTAATTTATTCCTCAGGAAAAGTAAAACCACAGTACATAGAAACAATAGGATTATTAGAACCAGTAGTAGCAACACTATTAGCAATACCATTATTCAAACAAATACCAAACATACAAGAAATTATAGGATCAATACTTATAATTCTATCAATTATTATAATAACAATATATAAGAAATAA
- a CDS encoding AAA family ATPase, with protein sequence MKEIVRCERFILLLVPAICGYPQLFIYGVPTTNPFGREKEIGVLSNFLKSGQPVGLMGVRRVGKTSLLLASLHRVSLPYIYVSAEEFTSGKSFDFYSFVSSYAVSVTSVLYSFAGYKVLIEKGKSVVKQLRDLIGAVKVTFNIPEVSATLDVTLDKVERKKRLEDEFPKIVDLPQIMAEKFGIPKVVVAIDEFQYLTLAKQSMPNIFHVLRSKWQFHTRVSYVISGSLIGMMDELLNSKDQPFYQFFYLMKVEPLSSKASKEFLKRGFEYYGVRINDEEIDEIINYVDGLPAWLNLVGLKIVNERKSVGDVLNSLVEDVNVVNAVEGDLKKLSPKAKSVVKKLAILGGEGRPKDLGDDRWGVIRALQQLIRYGIVEKKDRGIYKIIDPLLVHYLKGD encoded by the coding sequence GTGAAAGAAATTGTTAGATGCGAAAGGTTTATTTTATTGCTGGTACCAGCAATTTGTGGGTACCCGCAATTGTTCATATATGGAGTTCCTACTACGAATCCGTTTGGTAGAGAGAAAGAAATTGGGGTTTTGAGTAATTTTTTGAAGAGTGGTCAGCCAGTGGGGTTAATGGGTGTTAGGAGAGTTGGTAAAACGTCATTGCTTTTAGCTTCTTTGCATAGGGTTTCATTGCCTTATATTTATGTTTCGGCTGAGGAATTTACTTCTGGTAAGTCTTTTGATTTTTATTCCTTTGTTTCAAGTTATGCTGTTTCAGTTACTTCTGTTCTTTATTCTTTTGCTGGGTATAAGGTATTAATAGAAAAGGGAAAATCGGTTGTAAAGCAATTGAGAGATTTGATAGGGGCGGTTAAAGTTACGTTTAATATACCAGAGGTTTCAGCTACGTTGGATGTTACTTTGGATAAGGTTGAAAGGAAAAAGAGGTTAGAGGATGAGTTTCCGAAGATTGTGGATTTGCCTCAAATTATGGCGGAGAAGTTTGGTATCCCTAAGGTTGTTGTTGCTATTGATGAGTTTCAGTATTTAACTTTGGCTAAGCAGTCTATGCCAAATATTTTTCACGTTTTAAGGAGTAAGTGGCAATTTCATACTAGGGTTTCTTATGTTATATCTGGTTCGTTGATTGGTATGATGGATGAGTTACTTAATTCTAAGGATCAACCTTTTTATCAGTTTTTCTATTTGATGAAAGTAGAACCGTTATCGTCGAAGGCTAGTAAGGAGTTTTTAAAGAGAGGTTTTGAGTATTATGGAGTGAGAATTAATGATGAAGAGATTGATGAAATAATTAATTATGTTGATGGTTTGCCTGCGTGGTTGAATCTTGTAGGTTTGAAGATTGTTAATGAAAGGAAGAGCGTTGGTGATGTTCTTAATTCGTTGGTGGAGGATGTGAATGTGGTTAATGCTGTTGAAGGTGATTTAAAGAAGCTTTCTCCAAAGGCTAAGAGTGTTGTTAAGAAGTTGGCAATTTTGGGTGGTGAGGGAAGGCCTAAGGATTTAGGAGATGATAGGTGGGGTGTTATTAGGGCTTTGCAACAGCTTATTCGTTATGGAATTGTTGAGAAAAAGGATAGGGGAATTTATAAAATAATAGATCCTTTACTTGTTCATTATTTGAAAGGGGATTAG
- a CDS encoding MFS transporter, whose protein sequence is MNRSKFIAIGLLVMGFNSLYQYSWNALEPLLKSGLDVSIVQISLGFTLFSIFSSAFQPIGGHFADKHGPRGIGIISGILSAIGFLGTYFSPSLIFFLISWSIGSIGEGILYGISANLAMKWFRDKMALATGIVSMGFGLGSAIANPFISQAQNFRTVTLIIGLTEIILLPALMSFAEYPKNLAGQPPKQAILTLKFWLIYLSFVGAVVPLTMMSSELPIIAKTLPYQEVVILISIFPLLSGGLRPIFGKIADTLGITKTVVILNSLLTIGSALLLLGLIPESTILIGFAGGSMITLYFNVAGEIFGIRFSTVNSGILYTGKALGGILGSVVFAFLFVINTQISYIYSTICGLIGVTAMLTVILMTKQSRKI, encoded by the coding sequence ATGAACAGAAGCAAGTTCATAGCTATTGGACTACTAGTTATGGGCTTCAACTCATTATATCAATATTCTTGGAACGCTCTAGAACCACTATTAAAATCAGGATTAGACGTAAGCATAGTACAAATCTCCTTAGGATTCACACTCTTTTCCATATTTTCATCAGCATTCCAACCAATAGGAGGCCACTTCGCAGACAAACATGGACCAAGAGGAATAGGAATAATTTCAGGAATACTTTCAGCAATAGGATTCCTAGGAACATACTTTTCTCCATCATTAATATTCTTCCTCATATCGTGGTCAATAGGAAGTATAGGAGAAGGAATACTATATGGAATATCAGCAAACCTAGCAATGAAATGGTTCAGAGACAAAATGGCCTTAGCTACGGGAATAGTATCCATGGGCTTCGGACTAGGTTCAGCAATAGCAAACCCATTCATATCACAAGCACAAAACTTCAGAACAGTAACACTAATCATAGGACTAACAGAAATAATCCTACTACCCGCTTTAATGTCATTCGCAGAATATCCTAAAAACCTAGCAGGACAACCACCAAAACAAGCAATACTCACATTAAAATTTTGGTTAATTTACCTATCCTTCGTAGGCGCAGTAGTCCCATTAACAATGATGTCATCAGAACTACCAATAATAGCAAAAACATTACCATACCAAGAAGTAGTAATCCTTATCTCAATCTTTCCACTATTAAGCGGAGGACTAAGACCAATATTCGGAAAAATAGCCGACACTTTAGGCATAACCAAAACAGTAGTCATCCTTAACTCCCTACTTACCATAGGATCAGCACTTTTACTTTTAGGATTAATCCCAGAATCAACAATACTAATAGGATTTGCAGGAGGATCAATGATAACACTTTACTTCAACGTAGCAGGAGAAATATTTGGAATAAGATTCTCCACAGTAAACAGCGGAATTTTATACACAGGGAAAGCATTAGGAGGAATATTAGGAAGCGTAGTATTCGCATTCCTATTCGTTATAAACACACAAATATCATACATTTACTCTACCATATGCGGACTAATAGGAGTAACAGCAATGCTAACAGTAATACTAATGACAAAACAGTCTAGAAAAATTTAA
- a CDS encoding PTO1314 family radical SAM protein, with product MALVKPLVLGNVKRLFKGMGYKKLPLIAGHKLLYTCNLRCKMCPFWRRKDEKLLSIDEEVKIMDSLKNAGVLFLGFEGGEPLLRSDIDQILMESNKRFHTSLVSNGWLLKDKVKKIEDYVDHVFVSLDGIGDVHDSIRGVKGSFERAVNSIKECKARGLDTSISFTLTKDNLNEALDMVRLAEKLGVTINIQVAYDYSTAERMSPEREKLREILVAYSKMKEGKEGRYIINSKDYFIAILNSWYGNLPWICKPWITINIDPQGRIVLPCYTLSEYSGSKKVWEVDIIKIWEEFDWEKYYSCNKCALSCYLEPSLFSWKNTGLVKERIIEPMINMIGH from the coding sequence ATGGCACTGGTAAAACCTTTAGTTTTAGGTAATGTTAAGAGGCTTTTCAAAGGTATGGGTTATAAGAAGTTGCCTTTGATTGCTGGTCACAAATTGCTTTATACTTGTAATTTAAGATGCAAAATGTGTCCTTTCTGGAGGAGGAAGGATGAAAAATTACTTTCTATAGATGAGGAGGTAAAAATTATGGATTCTTTAAAGAATGCTGGTGTTTTATTTTTAGGTTTTGAGGGAGGAGAGCCTTTGCTTAGAAGTGATATTGATCAGATTCTTATGGAATCTAATAAGAGGTTTCATACTTCGCTCGTAAGTAATGGGTGGTTATTGAAGGATAAAGTAAAAAAGATTGAGGATTATGTTGATCATGTTTTTGTTTCTCTGGATGGTATTGGGGATGTTCACGATAGTATAAGGGGTGTTAAAGGTTCTTTTGAAAGGGCTGTAAATTCAATTAAGGAATGTAAGGCTAGGGGTTTAGATACTTCTATAAGTTTTACTTTAACTAAGGATAATTTGAATGAAGCTTTAGATATGGTTAGATTAGCTGAAAAGCTTGGTGTTACAATAAATATTCAGGTCGCCTATGATTATTCTACTGCAGAGAGAATGTCTCCGGAAAGGGAGAAGTTAAGAGAAATTTTGGTGGCTTATAGTAAAATGAAGGAGGGAAAGGAGGGAAGGTATATAATTAATTCGAAGGATTACTTTATTGCTATTCTGAATTCTTGGTATGGAAATTTACCTTGGATATGTAAGCCATGGATTACGATTAATATTGACCCGCAGGGAAGGATTGTTCTACCTTGTTATACTTTGTCTGAGTATTCTGGGAGTAAAAAGGTATGGGAGGTTGATATTATAAAGATATGGGAGGAATTTGATTGGGAAAAATATTATTCTTGTAATAAGTGTGCTTTGAGTTGTTATTTAGAGCCTTCTTTATTTAGCTGGAAAAATACTGGATTAGTTAAGGAAAGAATTATAGAACCAATGATAAATATGATAGGGCATTGA
- a CDS encoding APC family permease, whose translation MGTFSKKIGLLEKDVLNFFDLINLSTSSVAPTFSIAAAYGSMVAIMGPSAITAVVISFPFFLFASIIFRKLNRLSPHAGASYHWGARLIGKKYGGFQFWIVTLAYFLSLPPIIIPAGEYTLDFLYRIGLISRVMELSIFWDSIVGIIWAIIAAIPLILGAKPTARFTEIFLVIELMILFAFIIIGIYEMPSHIVNQFSWSWFFNDSMIKSNFFDVAATMVIVATILDGWEIDSYSSEESKKPTKWPGTSGIIGLITVFVIYMITMPIMNIETPISALSSSVDPLARWASYVIPQYVWLLDIAVIASTASSLWLTAFILSRAWYAAGREGLMPKPFGWTSEKFKSPWFAVIFITILEVIVQLLELSSPSVESFFGLVLTAAGAFLLMEFSVDSITASIALIRRKEKGVLKILAPITALGLIVIIALGIVNAGEAFGYSSVDYAVTIFSLLFPGIIFMFRKYRIINIIESKENI comes from the coding sequence ATGGGGACGTTTAGTAAAAAAATAGGGTTATTAGAAAAAGATGTGTTGAATTTTTTTGATTTAATAAATTTATCGACTTCTAGTGTTGCTCCTACTTTTAGCATAGCAGCAGCTTATGGTAGTATGGTAGCGATAATGGGTCCTTCAGCTATAACTGCAGTTGTTATTTCTTTTCCATTTTTTCTTTTTGCTTCGATAATATTTAGAAAATTAAATAGATTGTCTCCTCATGCTGGAGCGTCTTATCATTGGGGAGCTAGGTTAATAGGTAAAAAATATGGTGGGTTTCAGTTCTGGATAGTTACATTAGCTTATTTTCTTTCTTTACCACCAATAATAATCCCAGCTGGAGAGTATACTTTGGATTTTTTGTACAGGATAGGGTTGATAAGTAGGGTTATGGAATTAAGCATATTTTGGGATTCGATTGTAGGAATAATTTGGGCTATAATAGCTGCTATACCTTTAATATTAGGAGCTAAGCCTACAGCTAGATTTACTGAGATATTTCTAGTTATAGAATTAATGATATTATTCGCATTTATAATAATTGGGATTTATGAAATGCCTTCTCATATTGTTAATCAGTTTAGTTGGAGTTGGTTTTTCAATGATAGTATGATTAAAAGTAATTTTTTTGATGTAGCAGCTACTATGGTTATTGTTGCGACTATTCTTGATGGATGGGAAATAGATAGTTATTCTTCTGAGGAATCTAAAAAACCTACTAAATGGCCTGGTACTTCTGGCATAATCGGGTTAATTACAGTGTTTGTTATTTATATGATTACAATGCCTATAATGAATATAGAAACACCGATTTCAGCATTATCTTCATCGGTAGATCCTTTAGCTAGATGGGCTTCATACGTTATTCCTCAGTATGTGTGGCTTTTGGATATAGCTGTAATAGCGTCTACTGCTTCGTCATTGTGGTTAACGGCTTTTATATTATCAAGAGCCTGGTATGCTGCTGGGAGAGAGGGATTAATGCCTAAGCCATTTGGCTGGACTAGTGAAAAGTTTAAATCTCCTTGGTTTGCAGTGATTTTTATAACTATTTTGGAAGTTATAGTGCAACTTTTAGAATTGTCTTCACCTAGTGTAGAGTCTTTCTTTGGATTAGTTTTGACTGCTGCAGGTGCGTTTTTGTTAATGGAGTTTAGTGTTGATTCGATTACGGCAAGTATAGCGCTAATAAGGAGAAAAGAGAAAGGTGTATTGAAAATATTGGCTCCGATTACTGCTTTAGGTTTGATAGTAATTATTGCTCTAGGTATAGTTAATGCCGGAGAGGCTTTTGGTTACAGTAGTGTAGATTATGCTGTTACGATTTTCTCTTTGCTTTTTCCGGGTATAATATTTATGTTTAGAAAATATAGGATCATAAATATAATAGAGTCAAAAGAAAATATTTGA
- the lysS gene encoding homocitrate synthase translates to MLKVGILDSTLREGEQTPGVVFTVEQRVEIAKTLSQLGVSMIEAGHPAVSPDIYEGIKRIIKLKKEGEITSEILGHSRAVKKDIETVAEIEADRIAIFYGISDIHLKAKTKNTREEALQIIAEMISYAKSHGLKIRFTAEDATRADLQYLVEVIKTARDAGADRIGIADTVGILYPQKTRELFSYLTQQVPEVEYDIHAHNDLGLAVANSLAAVEGGATIIHTTVNGLGERVGITPLQTVAAALKYHFNIDVVKLELLPKISSLVEKYSGIPTPPNFPITGDYAFIHKAGIHVQGILNDPRSYEFMPPETFGRTRDYVIDKYTGKHALKDRFERLGVNLTEEELEQVLAKIKSNPSVRFYRDVDLLEIAEDVTGKILKPRPPEKIEGIISIKCDSNIYTTAVTRRLSVIQGVKEVMEISGDYDIIAKIEAKDTTELNTIVENIRSVKGVASTLTSLVLKKM, encoded by the coding sequence ATCTTGAAAGTAGGAATATTAGACTCAACTTTAAGAGAAGGAGAACAAACACCAGGCGTAGTATTTACAGTAGAACAAAGAGTAGAAATAGCAAAAACACTCTCACAATTAGGAGTATCAATGATAGAAGCAGGACATCCGGCAGTCTCACCGGACATTTACGAAGGAATAAAAAGAATAATCAAACTAAAAAAAGAAGGAGAAATAACATCAGAAATATTAGGCCATAGCAGAGCAGTAAAAAAAGACATAGAAACAGTAGCAGAAATAGAAGCAGACAGAATAGCAATATTTTACGGAATAAGCGACATACATTTGAAAGCAAAAACAAAAAACACCAGAGAAGAAGCACTACAAATAATAGCCGAAATGATATCATACGCAAAATCACACGGACTAAAAATAAGATTCACAGCAGAAGACGCAACCAGAGCAGACCTACAATACTTAGTAGAAGTGATAAAAACGGCAAGAGACGCAGGAGCAGACAGAATAGGAATAGCAGATACAGTAGGAATACTTTACCCTCAAAAAACCAGAGAACTATTCTCATATCTTACACAACAAGTACCAGAAGTAGAATACGATATCCATGCACATAACGATTTAGGATTAGCAGTAGCAAACTCATTAGCTGCTGTAGAAGGAGGCGCAACAATAATACATACAACAGTAAACGGATTAGGAGAAAGAGTAGGAATAACACCACTACAAACCGTAGCAGCAGCACTAAAATACCACTTCAATATAGACGTAGTAAAATTAGAACTACTACCAAAAATTTCTAGCCTAGTAGAAAAATATAGCGGAATACCAACACCACCAAACTTCCCAATAACTGGAGACTACGCATTTATACACAAAGCAGGAATTCACGTTCAAGGAATACTAAACGATCCCAGAAGCTACGAATTCATGCCACCAGAAACCTTCGGAAGAACAAGAGACTACGTTATAGATAAATACACAGGAAAACACGCACTAAAAGACAGATTCGAAAGATTAGGAGTAAACTTAACAGAAGAAGAATTAGAACAAGTATTAGCAAAAATTAAATCAAACCCATCAGTAAGATTCTACAGAGACGTAGATTTACTAGAAATAGCAGAAGATGTAACAGGAAAAATACTAAAACCAAGACCACCAGAAAAAATCGAAGGCATAATCTCAATAAAATGCGACTCAAACATCTACACAACAGCAGTAACCAGAAGATTATCAGTAATCCAAGGCGTAAAAGAAGTAATGGAAATCTCAGGAGATTATGACATAATAGCAAAAATAGAAGCAAAAGACACTACAGAACTAAACACAATAGTAGAAAACATAAGATCAGTAAAAGGAGTAGCATCAACACTAACATCATTAGTTCTAAAGAAAATGTAG
- a CDS encoding ABC transporter substrate-binding protein produces MRIVTLDPATTEIVSYLSDDIVGVSEDSDYPEEVKNKPKVTKKLINIDNSMPSEEIDRIVTEHIKQRKPLHKALWEKIYELKPDIIIGQALCEVCAVPSITNKEDNKEETPKHFRLTPKLEIYNPTTFLDIPKEIKRIAKTIGKENKAEQIQQNFQTELEKSKDIAKGTKTVVIEWIKPIHLIGKWVSDMISYMGTKSLTRPAGQGGKYDWETIKEFNPDYLIISPCSFSVDRTLKEIDKITSLPGFEDLSATKNKNVYVVEPLYARASQRTLEFLKAMKQIYTEQKIYKKYGIKLLE; encoded by the coding sequence ATGAGAATAGTAACACTAGACCCAGCAACAACAGAAATAGTATCCTATCTTTCAGATGATATTGTAGGAGTATCAGAAGACTCAGATTATCCAGAAGAAGTAAAGAACAAACCAAAAGTAACCAAAAAGTTAATTAACATAGATAACTCAATGCCATCAGAAGAAATAGACAGAATAGTAACAGAGCATATAAAACAAAGAAAACCACTACACAAAGCATTATGGGAAAAAATCTACGAACTTAAACCAGACATAATAATAGGACAAGCACTATGCGAAGTATGCGCAGTACCATCAATAACAAATAAAGAAGATAATAAAGAAGAAACACCGAAACACTTCAGACTAACACCAAAATTAGAAATATACAATCCCACAACATTTTTAGATATACCAAAAGAAATAAAAAGAATAGCAAAAACAATAGGAAAAGAAAACAAAGCAGAACAAATACAACAAAACTTCCAAACAGAATTAGAAAAAAGCAAAGACATAGCAAAAGGAACAAAAACAGTAGTAATAGAATGGATAAAACCAATACACCTTATAGGAAAATGGGTCTCAGACATGATATCCTACATGGGGACAAAAAGCCTAACAAGACCAGCAGGACAAGGAGGAAAATACGACTGGGAAACAATAAAAGAATTCAACCCAGACTACTTAATAATATCGCCATGCAGTTTCTCTGTAGATAGAACATTAAAAGAAATAGACAAAATAACATCACTACCAGGCTTTGAAGACCTATCAGCAACAAAAAACAAAAACGTATACGTAGTAGAACCATTATACGCCAGAGCATCCCAAAGAACACTAGAATTCCTAAAAGCAATGAAACAAATCTACACAGAACAAAAAATATACAAAAAATACGGAATAAAACTATTAGAATAA
- a CDS encoding ABC transporter ATP-binding protein, whose amino-acid sequence MISLKEVDAGYGGKVILHDISLEINEPSIYIVLGKNGAGKTTTLRVIAGILKPFKGERTVKGSIAYSSHSLALPEEMIVKEALTFFSQLLGGDVNKAIQMFKLQDLLDKKIANLSEGQKKRVSLAKIFLKDYDIYLLDEPTNALDPILASEFRNRIVELSKNKIVIYTSHNLYEARDIGKYVILIDNGKIVKFSSVSDIKVKEYLIGIRASKDLTNLLPGYYQGEYYIVKVKDPSDVNTIVEKLVKEGIQIYEVKEMKNPLEDLLSG is encoded by the coding sequence ATGATAAGCCTAAAAGAAGTAGACGCAGGTTATGGAGGCAAAGTAATTTTACATGACATTTCTCTGGAAATCAATGAACCATCAATTTACATAGTTTTAGGAAAAAACGGAGCCGGAAAAACCACAACTCTAAGAGTAATTGCAGGCATTCTAAAACCCTTCAAAGGAGAAAGAACAGTTAAAGGCTCCATAGCCTATTCATCCCATTCCTTAGCTTTGCCAGAAGAAATGATCGTAAAAGAAGCATTAACATTTTTCTCACAATTATTAGGCGGAGACGTCAATAAAGCAATCCAAATGTTCAAACTCCAAGACCTCTTAGATAAGAAAATCGCAAACCTATCCGAAGGACAAAAAAAGAGAGTCTCCCTAGCAAAAATCTTCTTAAAAGACTACGACATCTATCTATTAGACGAACCAACAAACGCTTTAGACCCAATCTTAGCATCAGAATTCAGAAACAGAATTGTAGAACTTAGCAAAAACAAAATCGTAATTTACACCTCACACAATCTATATGAAGCAAGAGACATAGGCAAATACGTTATTTTAATCGACAACGGAAAAATAGTAAAATTCTCCTCAGTCAGCGATATAAAAGTTAAAGAGTACCTAATAGGCATCAGAGCATCAAAAGACCTAACAAACCTCCTCCCAGGATACTATCAAGGAGAATATTACATAGTTAAAGTAAAGGACCCTTCAGACGTTAACACAATAGTCGAAAAATTAGTAAAAGAAGGCATTCAAATATACGAAGTAAAAGAAATGAAAAACCCACTAGAAGACCTACTCAGTGGTTAG
- a CDS encoding DUF4898 domain-containing protein, producing MTDQQTPEMQILENLNGQIECKKTIVVPTSMITNYQKFFQLAIPKNTKQITLVLPLSFINKLKEIKETIKNTLPEAEIREIITDKSENIILCTYF from the coding sequence ATGACTGATCAACAAACACCAGAAATGCAAATACTAGAAAATTTAAATGGCCAAATCGAATGCAAAAAAACAATCGTAGTGCCTACCTCGATGATAACCAACTATCAAAAATTCTTCCAATTAGCAATACCAAAAAACACAAAACAAATAACATTAGTCCTACCTTTATCATTTATTAACAAATTAAAAGAAATAAAAGAAACAATCAAAAACACTTTACCAGAAGCAGAAATTAGAGAAATTATAACTGACAAATCAGAAAACATAATACTCTGTACATATTTTTAA